The proteins below come from a single Brevundimonas sp. LM2 genomic window:
- a CDS encoding TorF family putative porin codes for MKVHASCVAAAAALAVFAAAGSASAQDTSVAFNAAVTTDYVFRGISQTNQDPALQIGADATIGSLYIGGWASNVDFGDSTDAEIDLYGGYRTEVSGFAVDVGAIAYLYADVPVNRTYNYVEAKVAVSRAVGPITAGAAVFYSPNFFGGDEQATYIEANAAYAVNDKLTITGAVGEQFLDETDDYLTYNIGAAYLVTSNVVADVRYYDTDYDTGGIVNDRVVGTLKLLF; via the coding sequence ATGAAAGTTCACGCATCCTGCGTCGCCGCTGCGGCCGCGCTCGCCGTGTTCGCGGCGGCCGGCTCGGCCTCTGCGCAAGACACCAGCGTCGCCTTCAATGCCGCCGTCACCACCGACTATGTGTTCCGCGGCATCAGCCAGACCAATCAGGACCCGGCGCTGCAGATCGGGGCCGATGCGACCATCGGCAGCCTGTATATCGGCGGCTGGGCCTCCAACGTCGATTTCGGCGACAGCACCGACGCTGAAATCGACCTGTACGGTGGCTATCGCACCGAGGTGTCGGGCTTCGCCGTGGACGTCGGCGCGATCGCCTACCTCTACGCCGACGTGCCCGTCAATCGGACCTACAACTATGTCGAGGCCAAGGTGGCGGTGTCGCGTGCCGTCGGGCCGATCACGGCCGGCGCCGCGGTCTTCTACTCGCCCAACTTCTTCGGCGGAGACGAACAGGCCACCTATATCGAGGCGAATGCGGCCTATGCCGTCAACGACAAGCTGACCATCACCGGGGCGGTCGGGGAGCAGTTCCTGGACGAGACGGACGACTATCTCACCTACAATATCGGCGCCGCCTATCTGGTGACGTCGAACGTGGTGGCGGACGTGCGCTATTACGACACCGACTACGACACCGGTGGGATCGTCAACGACCGCGTCGTCGGCACGCTCAAACTGCTGTTCTAG
- the bglX gene encoding beta-glucosidase BglX: protein MSDRRACPSRRALLTGALGMAVAGGLVAAPRTAAAKTAADRARVDALIARMTIEEKAGQLNVVADPFRFRPHNVNPLDALGDPARVTQMIRDGQIGSLFNGIGAEAGRAIQTLAVEQSRLGIPLLFAADIIHGLKTVFPVPLAEAAAFDPDLAMRTARATAIEGAASGVHQTYAPMVDVARDQRWGRVVEGAGEDVWLNEILAVARVKGFQGDRGLADRDALLATPKHFAAYSAALGGMEYNSTDMSDATLRGVFLPPFKAAFDAGALSVMTAFNDLNGVPATGNPYLLTEILREEWEFPGFVVTDYTSDQEMIAHGFARDGRDAARIAIMAGVDASMMSGLFLAHIPGLVASGEVPLARVDQAVRRVLMTKAALGLFEDPYRGCDPERERIVVGTQAHRDLSREAAVKSIVLLKNDGGLLPLKPSGQKIALIGPFADDRDVFGPWTIWGDESRKVSVSEGFRAAMDDPASLVVVEGASVETEVIGGIEAAVRAANAADVVVLALGENSRMSGEAQSRTELDLPAPQRALAEAIRATGKPVVVLLRNGRALDLTGPVAEAQAIAVTWFLGGEMGHAVADVVFGKVSPSGRLPVSFPMRGGQQPFSYDHKATGRPADPALATQEYTARYRDITNVARYPFGHGLTYAPVAYGAVSLSNASLAWDGSVEVAVAVRNDGDRPVVETVQLYIHDRVASLTQPVRRLRDIRKVPLAPGETREARFTLSARQLSFIGADGQPTVEPGEFHVWLAPSAQAGTPVLLTLAPR from the coding sequence ATGTCCGATCGCCGGGCCTGTCCTTCTCGCCGTGCCCTGTTGACGGGGGCCTTGGGCATGGCGGTCGCGGGCGGGCTGGTCGCGGCCCCGCGGACGGCCGCAGCGAAGACGGCGGCGGACCGGGCGCGGGTCGACGCCCTGATCGCGCGAATGACGATCGAGGAGAAGGCGGGCCAGCTGAACGTGGTGGCGGACCCCTTCCGGTTCCGGCCCCACAACGTCAATCCGCTGGACGCCCTGGGCGACCCGGCGCGCGTCACCCAGATGATCCGCGACGGCCAGATCGGCTCGCTGTTCAACGGCATCGGGGCCGAGGCCGGTCGCGCCATCCAGACCCTGGCAGTGGAACAGTCGCGGCTGGGCATCCCCCTGCTGTTCGCCGCCGACATCATCCACGGGCTGAAGACGGTGTTTCCGGTGCCCCTGGCCGAGGCCGCCGCCTTCGATCCGGATCTGGCAATGCGCACGGCCCGCGCCACGGCGATCGAGGGGGCGGCCTCCGGCGTGCATCAGACCTATGCCCCCATGGTCGACGTCGCCCGCGACCAGCGCTGGGGCCGGGTTGTCGAGGGGGCGGGCGAGGACGTCTGGCTGAACGAGATCCTGGCCGTGGCCCGGGTCAAGGGGTTCCAAGGCGATCGGGGCCTGGCCGACCGCGACGCCCTGCTGGCCACGCCCAAGCATTTCGCCGCCTATTCGGCGGCGCTGGGCGGGATGGAGTACAACAGCACCGACATGTCGGACGCGACGCTGCGGGGCGTCTTTCTGCCGCCGTTCAAGGCCGCGTTCGACGCCGGCGCCCTGTCGGTGATGACCGCCTTCAACGACCTCAACGGGGTGCCGGCCACAGGCAATCCCTATCTGCTGACCGAGATCCTGCGCGAGGAGTGGGAGTTCCCCGGCTTCGTCGTCACCGACTATACGTCGGATCAGGAGATGATCGCCCACGGCTTCGCCCGGGACGGGCGTGACGCGGCGCGCATCGCGATCATGGCCGGGGTGGACGCCTCGATGATGTCGGGCCTGTTCCTGGCGCACATCCCCGGCCTGGTGGCCTCGGGCGAGGTGCCTCTGGCCCGGGTGGATCAGGCGGTCCGGCGCGTGCTGATGACCAAGGCGGCGCTGGGCCTGTTCGAAGATCCCTATCGTGGCTGCGATCCCGAGCGCGAGCGGATCGTCGTCGGGACCCAGGCCCACCGCGACCTGTCGCGCGAGGCGGCGGTCAAGTCGATCGTCCTGCTGAAGAACGACGGCGGCCTGCTGCCGCTCAAGCCCTCGGGCCAGAAGATCGCCCTGATCGGCCCGTTCGCCGACGACCGCGACGTGTTCGGGCCCTGGACCATCTGGGGCGACGAGAGCCGAAAGGTCTCGGTGTCGGAAGGGTTCCGCGCCGCCATGGACGATCCGGCCTCGCTGGTCGTCGTCGAGGGGGCCTCGGTCGAGACCGAGGTGATCGGCGGCATCGAGGCGGCGGTCCGCGCGGCCAATGCGGCCGATGTCGTCGTCCTCGCCCTGGGCGAGAACAGCCGCATGTCGGGCGAGGCCCAGTCGCGCACCGAGCTCGATCTTCCGGCCCCCCAGCGCGCCCTGGCCGAGGCCATCCGGGCCACGGGCAAGCCCGTCGTCGTCCTGCTGCGCAACGGCCGGGCCCTGGACCTGACCGGTCCGGTGGCCGAGGCCCAGGCCATCGCCGTGACCTGGTTCCTGGGCGGAGAGATGGGCCATGCGGTGGCGGACGTGGTGTTCGGCAAGGTTTCGCCGTCCGGCCGCCTGCCGGTCAGTTTCCCGATGCGCGGCGGCCAGCAGCCCTTCAGCTATGACCACAAGGCGACCGGCCGGCCGGCCGATCCGGCCCTGGCGACCCAGGAATACACCGCCCGCTATCGCGACATCACCAATGTGGCGCGCTATCCCTTCGGCCACGGCCTGACCTATGCGCCGGTCGCCTATGGGGCCGTGAGCCTGTCGAACGCCAGCCTGGCCTGGGACGGGTCGGTCGAGGTCGCGGTGGCCGTGCGGAACGACGGCGATCGGCCGGTCGTCGAGACGGTGCAGCTGTATATCCACGACCGGGTCGCCTCCCTGACCCAGCCGGTGCGGCGCCTGCGCGACATCCGCAAGGTGCCGCTGGCCCCGGGCGAGACCCGCGAAGCCCGCTTCACCCTGTCAGCCCGTCAACTGAGCTTCATCGGGGCCGACGGTCAGCCGACCGTCGAGCCGGGGGAGTTTCATGTCTGGCTGGCCCCTTCGGCCCAGGCGGGCACGCCGGTCCTGCTGACCCTCGCCCCGCGCTGA
- a CDS encoding WecB/TagA/CpsF family glycosyltransferase: protein MADLSPNTLDAALAPDRRESPRRPIRAARRPRESVRLLGQRVDLVRPEEVLNQVEAWVAQGRKAVVANHNLNSLNLVRRHPDMADFYRRADLVEVDSAPLIAFARLIGIHGRAFHRCTYLDWRDHFWSLADRKGWRVMYLGGAPGVAETARQRLAARYPGAEIAVRDGYFDAAPGSAGTAEVIAALNAFQPNILFVGMGMPRQEVWIGQTLDALPDSVIFSVGAAFDYEAGVQSVAPRWMGPLGLEWLYRLVRDPGRLARRYLIEPWGLADLILADVVTAIRGRLARG, encoded by the coding sequence ATGGCCGATCTGTCGCCGAACACCCTCGACGCCGCCCTGGCGCCGGACCGACGCGAGTCCCCGCGCCGCCCGATCCGCGCCGCGCGGCGGCCGCGCGAAAGCGTGCGGCTGCTGGGCCAGAGGGTCGATCTGGTGCGTCCGGAAGAGGTGCTGAATCAGGTCGAGGCCTGGGTCGCCCAGGGCCGCAAGGCGGTGGTGGCCAATCACAACCTGAACAGTCTGAACCTGGTCCGGCGCCACCCGGACATGGCCGACTTCTACCGCCGGGCCGATCTGGTCGAGGTCGATTCCGCGCCCCTGATCGCCTTCGCCCGGCTGATCGGCATTCATGGCCGCGCCTTTCATCGCTGCACCTATCTGGACTGGCGCGACCATTTCTGGAGCCTGGCCGACCGCAAGGGCTGGCGCGTGATGTATCTGGGGGGCGCGCCCGGCGTGGCCGAGACGGCGCGCCAGCGGCTGGCGGCGCGTTATCCGGGGGCCGAGATCGCGGTGCGCGACGGCTATTTCGACGCCGCGCCGGGATCGGCCGGGACGGCCGAAGTGATCGCCGCCCTCAACGCCTTCCAGCCGAACATCCTGTTCGTCGGCATGGGCATGCCGCGCCAGGAGGTCTGGATCGGCCAAACTCTGGACGCTCTGCCCGACAGCGTGATCTTCTCGGTCGGGGCGGCCTTCGACTATGAGGCGGGCGTCCAGAGCGTCGCGCCGCGCTGGATGGGGCCGCTGGGGCTGGAATGGCTGTACCGGCTGGTCCGCGACCCGGGCCGACTGGCGCGCCGGTATCTGATCGAGCCCTGGGGCCTGGCCGATCTGATCCTGGCCGACGTCGTGACCGCCATCCGGGGCCGTCTGGCCCGCGGCTGA
- a CDS encoding sugar MFS transporter — protein sequence MSTTDTAPQKGTGLAFAYVTTLFFAWGFATSLIDPLIAAVKRVFELSYTEAFLTAFAWFIAYGVASLPAAAVLARLGYSRAIIAALVTMVLGCLIVPLATMLDFYPGILIALFVIASGVTLLQVAANPLVAELGSKKSSHFRLVFSQAFNSFGATVGPWLGSHLLLTGGVFAAGAVVTVATRSESMRSIDLAFLALGAFFAVVAAFIFSARKQINAAAPAKTAGDTSLIAALRSPWAIFGGLAIFLYVGAEVAIGTMLTNFLASESVLGLPLEEAGKMLVWYWGGAMVGRFIGSAVLRVVPAAILLAICTVVAAGLCAVVIQTGGGTAAWAALAIGVFNSIMFPTIFTLTLERSSAPASATSGLLVFGIIGGAILPLISGGIADRSGGVLNPAFVVPMLAYVALTVFAIAAARKTPQGDAVTPVAVGH from the coding sequence ATGAGCACGACCGACACCGCCCCCCAGAAGGGCACCGGCCTGGCCTTCGCCTACGTCACCACCCTGTTCTTCGCCTGGGGATTCGCGACCTCGCTGATCGATCCCCTGATCGCGGCGGTCAAGCGCGTGTTCGAGCTCAGCTATACCGAGGCCTTCCTGACCGCCTTCGCCTGGTTCATCGCCTATGGGGTGGCCTCGCTCCCGGCCGCCGCCGTCCTGGCCCGACTGGGCTATAGCCGCGCCATCATCGCGGCCCTGGTCACCATGGTCCTGGGGTGCCTGATCGTCCCGCTGGCGACGATGCTGGACTTCTATCCCGGCATCCTGATCGCCCTGTTCGTGATCGCGTCGGGCGTGACCCTGCTGCAGGTCGCGGCCAATCCCCTGGTGGCGGAGCTCGGCTCGAAGAAGAGCTCTCATTTCCGTCTGGTGTTTTCCCAGGCGTTCAACTCCTTCGGGGCGACGGTCGGGCCGTGGCTCGGGTCGCACCTGCTGCTGACCGGGGGCGTCTTCGCCGCCGGCGCGGTCGTGACGGTGGCCACCCGGTCGGAATCGATGCGCAGCATCGACCTGGCCTTCCTGGCGCTGGGCGCCTTCTTCGCCGTGGTCGCGGCCTTCATCTTCTCGGCCCGCAAACAGATCAATGCGGCGGCGCCGGCCAAGACGGCGGGCGATACGTCCCTGATCGCCGCCCTGCGCTCGCCCTGGGCCATCTTCGGCGGCCTGGCCATCTTCCTGTATGTCGGGGCCGAGGTCGCGATCGGGACCATGCTGACCAACTTCCTCGCCAGCGAAAGCGTGTTGGGCCTGCCGCTGGAAGAGGCCGGCAAGATGCTGGTCTGGTACTGGGGCGGGGCCATGGTCGGCCGCTTCATCGGCAGCGCGGTGCTGCGGGTCGTCCCGGCGGCCATCCTGCTGGCGATCTGCACGGTGGTCGCGGCCGGCCTGTGCGCGGTGGTGATTCAGACCGGCGGCGGCACGGCCGCCTGGGCCGCCCTGGCCATCGGCGTCTTCAACTCCATCATGTTCCCGACCATCTTCACCCTGACGCTGGAGCGCTCGTCCGCCCCGGCCTCGGCCACCTCGGGCCTGCTGGTGTTCGGCATCATCGGCGGGGCCATCCTGCCGCTGATTTCGGGCGGGATCGCCGACCGGTCGGGCGGAGTGCTGAACCCGGCCTTCGTCGTGCCGATGCTGGCCTATGTCGCCCTGACGGTGTTCGCCATCGCCGCCGCGCGCAAGACGCCCCAGGGTGATGCCGTTACCCCCGTCGCCGTCGGACACTGA